The proteins below come from a single Neospora caninum Liverpool complete genome, chromosome IX genomic window:
- a CDS encoding srs domain-containing protein, with translation MTYTLNVPRLPSTDRRFCFVCPRGRDPTDGCAVLVNVRAGMIEDPTGRLVTVPMCHLQESPEAAETGIKIAALTLEIGRPHASAQFACPSNSEVVPQDASSEDNLEASVFPVGKDGSCIIEGQTSKLHESIPGATLRVATIVHRGSVNRLYTFSVGMLPTSSQKVCYVCARNSVAAHGCGVVISVKGKENGKPRTAPVCEPQRLPAVAERGLLQPSVELVVDKPEGLVQFECPGNSVVFPEHATDKSPEVAAVYTGPDGNVCDLWEHPSKLVDILRGATLRVDTTDENGSMARTYTLKVPMLPSSKTKLCYACVKDNDIAESCGILITVMPTAPPTEETPGPPLERGVCAPVYSGDVAKSGLRKPSVILTVDDDHRTVEFTCPHSSLVFPDQAADFDAEEAAVYTVSGGSCDVWEEPIYLTKVLPGASLVSHTTLDNGEVTRKYTLTVEQLPGTPKRLCYLCVYNRDVLNSCGVMIDVASNRVGELLEQNEDKIEPDQTVPSTVELQCPPDYSAHTAATGLRLPEMELLVDSANRTVRFICPDDSSVFPEVDEVADPPSGKVYRVAGDSCDTREETTLLRDEVPGAELRKRILVEGGVVQRFYTFTAERLPAEDRRLCYLCVRQRNPADSCAVMITVKADSAGVPIPPVVPNPLRIPPAPVCKPDYSPEVAETGFKAPALGLTIDSRTQSIQFICPESSIVFPDLAAVPDQESAMVYLVGERDFCNVAASPPLLSDVLPGAALSSRTTVDAGVVNRTYTLTAPKLPDEDIKLCYLCVQNRQVTESCGIHITVKGGKQRPDATPAGPVCHLGYSPGSEETGMREAAIELVVEKPSIPVGFVCPEGSHVFPEYAALAKESVASVYGVKGNECLFAGARANLQSLVPGATLRMDATDEGGVIMRTYTFTAPNQPAEDRRFCYMCVREHDIYQSCAVIIVVKGSGQLPEPKTQPPEERPTPVCTPRIQPGTALTGHLDPSVKLWINEPEEQVSFVCPDRSQLLPNPESSEPQVYGVGAGESCLFTKPLMSLASAVPGACLSTETLVESEVTTKKFTLWVPSLPLEETKVCYTCVSQVDPTKRCAVAITVKGEGKMPGGLPASLPSPICAAQFSQCAFLTGVRMPSIMLTIEKPNTPLTFDCPPNTTLYPQNAVVPGKATFFPPNEKGACIYKGPVAASQLDEFVPGASLRAKESIEGAVILRSYTLNVPKLPKTETNLCYLCVRGHEPAYSCGVVVKVKAPVAPAPIPKHPVCLPSNDASEGQTGMITPNVTLTIDRAGGTASFECLEGSTVFPDHADSPDPSCALSYRVTGDTCDVRGRTEVLASKLPGASLRKSAVENGHSKGHLYTFTVPQLPAKQQQVCFMCVKDRDTSRSCGVVIVVKPHPATIPPVSVPVCKLEHAPLAATTGLLEASVALIVKGPNSSVEFGCPSNSVINPTTATSRGPLAQVYSVRDGQICDIKGPLQTLADRVPGASLTAVQPLKEGDAIWKQTFRVANLPAKDTSLCYLCVSPGDFTHRCGVVINVKGSGVPPSPLPPKPKDFGCAPKYSEEVEITGKLKPASGHHRSKVRNSADSEATLCNEVKTLPMAIDSSGELTVRCGVEFPDLDPPLAAAASDQKVYYGEACDDVGALATVSPGASIVKEPEYNNLTKTVATAKPTTTTTTTKKPTTTTTTTKKPTTTTTTTKKPTTTTTTTKKPTTTTTTTKKPTTTTTTTKKPTTTTTTTKKPTTTTTTKRPTTTTTTMKKPTTTTTTKKPTTTTTTKKPTTTTTTTKKPTTTTTTKRPTTTTTTTKKPTTTTTTTKKPTTTTTTKRPTTTTTTTTTRRPTTTTTTTTTTTTTTTTTTSTTSKPPVVMSPVFIEETTTTTRRTTTTHYIRTEAPTSTTTVGSTTPATSLFHWKSKLASLAGQWSFSGALQGRTGAHSGVYEAKITQPPPPLEPLQKKKDCCGPK, from the exons ATGACGTACACTCTCAATGTTCCTCGACTTCCCTCTACAGATCGAAGATTTTGTTTCGTGTGCCCCCGGGGCCGCGATCCAACGGATGGGTGTGCGGTTCTGGTGAACGTCAGAGCAGGAATGATAGAGGATCCGACAGGGCGGCTGGTTACAGTTCCGATGTGCCATCTTCAGGAGTCCCccgaggcagcagagaccgGCATCAAAATTGCTGCACTGACGCTGGAAATTGGCAGGCCACACGCTAGTGCGCAGTTCGCTTGTCCCAGTAATTCGGAGGTCGTGCCGCAAGACGCTTCCTCAGAGGACAACCTGGAAGCATCTGTTTTTCCAGTCGGCAAGGACGGTTCTTGCATTATTGAAGGGCAGACGTCGAAACTTCACGAAAGCATTCCGGGAGCGACGCTGAGAGTCGCCACCATAGTACATAGAGGCTCGGTCAACAGACTCTACACTTTTTCTGTAGGCATGCTGCCGACCAGCAGCCAGAAGGTGTGCTATGTCTGTGCCCGCAATTCAGTCGCGGCTCACGGATGCGGAGTGGTGATTAGCgtgaaagggaaagaaaatgGTAAGCCAAGAACGGCGCCTGTGTGCGAGCCACAGCGCTTACCGGCGGTGGCTGAGAGGGGTCTTCTACAGCCGTCTGTGGAGCTTGTCGTTGACAAGCCAGAGGGACTTGTCCAATTCGAATGTCCAGGAAATTCAGTTGTTTTCCCAGAGCATGCAACTGATAAGAGCCCGGAAGTTGCCGCTGTGTATACAGGGCCAGACGGGAACGTTTGCGACCTCTGGGAGCATCCATCGAAGTTGGTAGACATTCTTCGAGGCGCAACACTTCGGGTAGACACGACCGACGAAAATGGTAGCATGGCAAGAACATACACTTTGAAGGTTCCTATGCTTCCGTCCTCAAAAACAAAGCTGTGTTACGCATGTGTCAAGGACAATGATATTGCGGAGAGCTGTGGGATCTTGATTACAGTCATGCCGACAGCACCCCCtacagaagagacgcccgGACCACCGCTAGAGAGAGGAGTATGTGCGCCGGTGTATTCTGGCGACGTAGCGAAAAGTGGCTTGCGGAAGCCATCTGTGATACTCACAGTCGACGACGATCATCGAACTGTCGAGTTTACGTGTCCGCATagctctctcgtcttccccgacCAAGCCGCCGACTTCgatgcagaagaagcagcggtCTACACGGTGTCTGGCGGTTCTTGTGATGTGTGGGAAGAACCGATTTATCTAACAAAGGTTTTGCCCGGAGCTTCGTTAGTCTCTCACACTACCCTCGATAATGGAGAGGTTACAAGGAAGTACACCTTAACCGTCGAACAGCTTCCCGGGACGCCCAAGAGGCTGTGCTATCTCTGCGTCTACAACCGTGATGTTTTGAACAGTTGCGGAGTCATGATCGACGTCGCCAGCAACCGCGTGGGAGAGCTGCTCGAGCAAAACGAGGACAAAATTGAACCAGATCAAACTGTCCCCAGCACTGTGGAGCTGCAGTGCCCGCCAGACTACTCGGCACACACTGCAGCCACCGGTCTAAGGCTTCCAGAAATGGAGCTCCTTGTTGATTCGGCGAACCGTACTGTCCGCTTCATTTGCCCAGATGattcttctgttttcccggAAGTTGATGAAGTTGCCGATCCACCATCCGGCAAAGTGTACAGAGTAGCCGGCGATTCGTGTGACACTAGGGAGGAGACAACTTTACTGCGGGATGAGGTCCCTGGTGCGGAGTTGCGGAAGAGAATCCTCGTGGAAGGAGGAGTTGTGCAGCGGTTCTACACTTTCACGGCTGAGCGACTTCCAGCAGAGGATAGAAGGCTATGCTACTTATGCGTCCGCCAGAGAAACCCTGCCGACAGCTGCGCTGTGATGATCACTGTAAAAGCAGATTCGGCTGGCGTTCCTATACCTCCAGTTGTGCCAAACCCGCTGCGGATACCGCCTGCACCTGTCTGCAAGCCAGATTACTCTCCTGAGGTGGCAGAAACAGGGTTTAAAGCACCGGCGCTTGGCTTGACCATCGACAGTAGGACCCAGAGTATCCAGTTCATTTGTCCCGAGAGTTCTATAGTATTCCCCGATCTTGCGGCGGTGCCCGATCAGGAGTCAGCCATGGTCTATCTGGTGGGTGAACGCGACTTCTGTAAcgtcgcggcctcgcctcccctccTTTCGGATGTGTTGCCGGGTGCAGCACTGAGCTCCCGCACGACAGTTGATGCCGGCGTGGTGAATCGGACGTATACGTTGACCGCGCCCAAGCTGCCTGACGAGGACATCAAGTTGTGCTACTTGTGTGTACAGAATCGACAGGTTACGGAGAGCTGCGGGATCCACATCACAGTGAAGGGCGGGAAGCAGCGGCCTGATGCGACGCCTGCTGGACCCGTCTGTCATCTGGGCTATTCTCCGGGATCTGAGGAGACGGGAATGCGTGAGGCGGCGATCGAGCTAGTAGTAGAGAAACCGAGCATTCCTGTAGGCTTCGTATGTCCTGAAGGTTCGCACGTTTTCCCGGAGTATGCAGCGTTAGCAAAGGAGAGTGTAGCATCAGTTTACGGAGTTAAAGGTAATGAGTGCCTCTTCGCAGGCGCCAGAGCGAACCTTCAAAGCTTGGTGCCGGGTGCAACTCTTCGAATGGACGCTacagacgaaggcggagTGATAATGAGGACATACACTTTTACAGCTCCCAACCAGCCCGCAGAGGATAGGCGCTTCTGCTACATGTGCGTCCGTGAGCACGATATTTATCAGAGCTGCGCGGTCATTATTGTTGTTAAGGGCAGCGGCCAGTTACCAGAACCCAAGACACAACCACCAGAGGAGCGGCCAACACCTGTTTGTACCCCTCGTATACAACCAGGAACGGCGCTAACAGGCCACCTGGACCCATCTGTGAAGCTGTGGATCAATGAGCCGGAGGAACAAGTCAGTTTTGTCTGCCCGGATCGCTCTCAATTGCTTCCAAATCCAGAGAGTTCAGAACCGCAGGTCTATGGTGTTGGTGCAGGGGAATCATGCCTGTTCACCAAACCTCTGATGTCTCTTGCAAGCGCGGTCCCGGGGGCGTGCTTGTCGACCGAAACTTTGGTAGAGAGTGAGGTTACAACCAAGAAATTCACCCTCTGGGTTCCCAGCTTACCGTTGGAGGAGACCAAGGTGTGCTACACGTGTGTGAGCCAAGTGGACCCCACAAAGAGATGTGCTGTGGCCATTACCGTGAAAGGAGAGGGCAAAATGCCAGGTGGCCTACCTGCATCGTTGCCATCACCGATATGTGCAGCTCAATTCTCCCAGTGTGCCTTCCTTACCGGAGTAAGGATGCCGAGCATAATGCTAACCATAGAAAAGCCGAACACGCCGCTGACATTCGACTGTCCCCCCAATACAACTTTATATCCGCAGAATGCAGTGGTTCCCGGCAAGGCGACATTTTTCCCACCCAATGAGAAAGGTGCGTGCATCTATAAAGGACCAGTGGCGGCATCTCAACTAGATGAGTTCGTCCCTGGAGCAAGTCTACGAGCTAAAGAGAGTATTGAAGGAGCTGTTATCTTGCGGAGTTATACACTAAATGTTCCAAAGCTGCCTAAGACGGAGACCAATCTATGCTACTTGTGCGTGCGTGGCCATGAACCAGCGTACAGTTGCGGTGTCGTCGTTAAGGTGAAAGCTCCAGTTGCTCCTGCGCCGATACCAAAGCATCcggtctgtctcccctcgaATGATGCCTCGGAGGGGCAGACGGGGATGATAACGCCAAATGTGACACTCACAATCGATCGAGCGGGTGGCACTGCGAGTTTCGAATGCCTTGAGGGATCCACCGTCTTCCCAGACCATGCGGACTCACCTGACCCCAGCTGCGCTCTTTCATACAGAGTGACCGGAGATACCTGCGATGTGCGAGGCCGTACGGAGGTGCTGGCCAGCAAACTTCCAGGAGCATCTCTTCGAAAAAGTGCAGTGGAAAACGGACACAGCAAAGGGCACCTGTATACGTTCACGGTCCCGCAGCTGCCAGCAAAACAACAACAGGTCTGCTTCATGTGCGTCAAGGACAGGGACACGTCGCGTAGCTGTGGAGTCGTAATTGTTGTGAAGCCGCATCCAGCCACCATCCCCCCAGTGTCAGTGCCAGTATGTAAGCTGGAACATGCGCCGCTAGCTGCCACGACAGGCCTGCTTGAGGCCTCAGTGGCGCTAATCGTGAAGGGACCCAACAGCTCCGTGGAATTCGGGTGTCCCAGCAATTCAGTGATCAATCCGACCACGGCAACATCCCGTGGGCCTCTGGCACAAGTGTATTCTGTACGCGACGGACAGATTTGCGATATCAAAGGTCCACTGCAGACCCTTGCGGACCGTGTTCCGGGAGCAAGCCTCACGGCGGTTCAACCGCTGAAGGAAGGTGATGCAATATGGAAACAAACGTTCAGAGTCGCTAACCTTCCGGCGAAAGATACGTCCCTGTGTTACTTATGCGTGTCACCAGGGGACTTTACACACAGATGCGGAGTAGTAATTAATGTGAAAGGTTCGGGggttccgccttctccgcttccacCCAAGCCAAAAGACTTCGGCTGTGCACCAAAGTACTCAGAAGAAGTGGAGATAACGGGCAAGCTGAAGCCCGCG TCTGGGCACCACCGGTCGAAGGTAAGAAATTCAGCTGACAGCGAGG CGACCTTGTGCAACGAGGTAAAGACTTTGCCGATGGCGATAGATTCTTCTGGTGAGTTGACGGTGCGCTGCGGTGTGGAGTTTCCCGACCTTGACCCGCCCCTTGCCGCTGCTGCGTCGGATCAGAAAGTCTACTACGGAGAGGCCTGCGACGACGTTGGAGCGTTGGCCACTGTCAGTCCCGGGGCGTCGATTGTGAAGGAACCGGAGTACAACAACTTGACGAAGACGGTCGCGACTGCG AAACCGACCACGACGACAACCACAACGAAGAAACCTACTACGACGACAACCACAACGAAGAAACCTACCACGACGACAACCACAACGAAGAAACCTACTACGACGACAACCACAACGAAGAAACCTACTACGACGACAACCACAACGAAGAAACCTACTACGACGACAACCACAACGAAGAAACCTACTACGACGACAACCACAACGAAGAAACCTACTACGACGACAACAACAAAGAGACCTACCACGACGACAACCACAATGAAGAAACCGACGACGACAACCACAACGAAGAAACCGACGACGACAACCACAACAAAGAAACCTACTACGACGACAACCACAACGAAGAAACCTACTACGACGACAACAACAAAGAGACCTACCACGACGACAACCACAACGAAGAAACCTACTACGACGACAACCACAACGAAGAAACCTACTACGACAACAACAACAAAGAGACCTACCACGACAACGACGACAACCACAACGAGAAGACCGACGACGACGACAACGACAACCACGACCACAACCACGACGACTACTACAACTACGTCAACAACATCGAAACCGCCCGTGGTTATGTCACCCGTATTCATTGAGGAAACCACCACAACAACCAGGCGCACCACCACAACGCACTACATACGGACAGAAGCACCAACCTCAACAACTACAGTTGGGTCAACAACACCGGCGACGTCATTGTTCCACTGGAAGAGTAAACTGGCCTCCCTGGCAGGTCAATGGAGCTTTTCAGGAGCTCTACAAGGGCGCACGGGTGCTCACTCAGGTGTATATGAAGCGAAAATCACTCAACCGCCCCCTCCATTGGAGCCGttacagaaaaagaaagattGCTGTGGGCCTAAGTAA